In Candidatus Marinimicrobia bacterium CG08_land_8_20_14_0_20_45_22, a single window of DNA contains:
- a CDS encoding NADP-specific glutamate dehydrogenase, whose product MSYVQTVLENLRAKYPWEKEFLQAATEVLESLEEVVEKNPKYKRAKILERIVEPERVIIFRVPWVDDRGEVQVNVGYRVQFNSAIGPYKGGLRFHPSVTLSMLKFLGFEQTLKNSLTTLPMGGGKGGSDFNPTGKSENEIMKFCQSFMTELYRHIGPHLDVPAGDVGVGGREVGYLFGQYKRIVNQFDAATLTGKGMTFGGSNLRPEATGYGAVYFVVEMLKTKGESIKGKTVGVSGFGNVSWGVAKKVTELGAKVISLSGPDGCIIDPDGVGTEEKWNYMLEMRASGRDKVEDYATKFGVKFYKGARPWDIIAMDIAMPCAFQNEVSVENVQNLIKNGCKILAEVSNMGCTAEAFKLANEKMMYAPGKAVNAGGVAVSGLEMSQNSERLAWKAEEVDEKLKWIMTNIHSQCLSAAESVNDPGNYAKGANIAGFLKVAEAMLGQGIV is encoded by the coding sequence ATGAGTTACGTTCAAACTGTTCTTGAGAATTTGCGCGCTAAGTACCCGTGGGAAAAAGAGTTCCTGCAAGCGGCGACTGAGGTGCTTGAATCTCTTGAAGAGGTTGTTGAGAAGAATCCGAAATACAAACGGGCGAAAATACTCGAACGCATTGTAGAACCTGAACGCGTTATCATTTTTCGTGTCCCGTGGGTGGATGATCGTGGCGAAGTTCAAGTCAATGTTGGCTATCGCGTACAATTCAACAGCGCGATTGGTCCATACAAAGGCGGATTGAGGTTTCACCCGTCAGTAACATTGAGTATGTTAAAATTCCTCGGTTTTGAGCAGACGCTTAAGAATTCTCTGACGACTCTGCCGATGGGAGGAGGAAAAGGTGGTTCAGATTTCAATCCAACTGGAAAATCAGAAAATGAAATTATGAAGTTCTGCCAAAGTTTCATGACGGAACTATATCGACATATCGGACCGCATCTGGATGTTCCGGCCGGTGACGTAGGGGTCGGCGGAAGAGAAGTTGGCTATCTTTTCGGTCAGTACAAACGCATTGTCAATCAGTTTGACGCGGCAACGTTGACAGGGAAAGGCATGACATTCGGCGGAAGCAATCTTCGCCCGGAAGCGACCGGATACGGCGCTGTTTATTTCGTCGTTGAAATGTTAAAAACCAAAGGCGAAAGCATCAAAGGAAAAACAGTTGGCGTTTCCGGTTTTGGTAATGTTTCTTGGGGTGTTGCCAAGAAAGTCACAGAACTCGGCGCAAAAGTTATTTCGCTCTCCGGACCCGATGGATGTATCATCGATCCTGATGGCGTTGGAACCGAAGAGAAGTGGAATTATATGCTCGAAATGCGCGCCAGTGGAAGAGACAAGGTCGAAGATTATGCGACGAAATTCGGCGTTAAATTTTACAAAGGCGCTCGTCCATGGGACATTATCGCAATGGACATTGCGATGCCTTGCGCATTCCAAAACGAAGTAAGCGTTGAAAATGTTCAGAACCTAATCAAAAACGGTTGCAAGATTCTCGCTGAAGTCTCAAATATGGGATGTACAGCGGAAGCCTTCAAACTCGCTAATGAAAAAATGATGTACGCTCCCGGCAAAGCAGTCAATGCGGGAGGCGTAGCAGTTTCCGGTCTTGAAATGAGCCAGAATTCTGAACGTTTGGCTTGGAAAGCGGAAGAAGTTGATGAAAAACTGAAATGGATCATGACAAATATTCATTCGCAGTGTCTTTCTGCGGCGGAATCGGTAAATGATCCCGGCAATTATGCAAAAGGAGCAAATATTGCCGGTTTTCTGAAAGTTGCCGAAGCAATGCTGGGACAAGGCATCGTCTGA